The following is a genomic window from Armatimonadota bacterium.
GCGAGGTCCCACCACGAGACCCCCTCGACGTACGGCTTGCTGTACGCCAGCGTGTAGATCGCCTCGACCCAGTCCGCCTGCATCTCCTCGGTCCACGGCCCGTGCCAGCCCTTCGTCGCGCGCTGCCTCTGCGCGTTCGGATCGAGCCCCGGCGCGGACTGGCAGCCCATCTCCGTGATCTGGATCGGCTTACCGAGCGTCGCGAACCGGTCGAATAGCCGCTCGATCTCGAAGAGGTCGTACTCGGGGTAGTAGAGCTGGAGGCCGACGATCTCGAATTCGGCGCCGACCGCCAGGCAGTCCTGCAGGTACGCGAGGGGCGACCGCTTCACGCGCTTCTCCCAGTCCAGACTCGCCACATACTCTCCCCAGAGGTGGCAGGAGTTGATGATCCGCCGGACACCGGGATCGGCGTCACGCGCGGCCTGCGATGTGTACTTCGCGCAGAGGGTCAGTTCGTCGGGCGAGAGCCGCAGGGCGTTAGAGTGATCGTGCGCCTCGTTCATGATCTCGCAGAACTCCGTACGGCCCTTGTACCTGATGACCGTATCGTAGACGAGCCTGTACCCGATCTTCGGGACCTCCATGTGCGGCTTGTCTCTGAGCCACTGAGGGGTGACGCCGCCCGCCATGTAGAAGGGCGGGCACGGCTTGACCTTCATCCCGTTGGCAAGCAGCCACTCCGTCTCGGCATCGGTCCGATCATAGTTACGCGTGGTCTCGGTCGGCGCGAAGTGGCTGATGTAGACGTTCGTGATGCCGAGGTTGAAGACTTCCTTGAACCGCTCCTGGTAGAGCGGGCCACGCGCGGGATAGCCAAACGCGTTGCACCCGAAGATGAAGCCCCTCCTGGGGGCGGACAGCTTCTCGATGCGCTGGCGGGCGGCGGTGAGAGTCAGTTCCTCACCGGCGGCCAGGGTGATCGCAAGGGATTGATACGGCGGGAGCTTCTCCGCCCGATCGAGCTTCTCCCGGAACTCCTTCAGCATGCCGACCCCCTCGCGTTCGGCGGCCTCGAGAGCGTTTCGGACGCGGAGGAGCCTGGTTGCGGCG
Proteins encoded in this region:
- a CDS encoding endo-1,4-beta-xylanase, encoding MRFAFTALVLILAAYASQAQTPEDMKLRVRVTDAEGKPIRRDAVDRFHILDMSDEPMYTLIVPHDGSVTVVLPSPEKSRPRRPGDRMAQRKGENPESAFPSPQAIIPFQICMMLNVPGFGEVAVWADGKGGGYSRAGTIDFATEAAATRLLRVRNALEAAEREGVGMLKEFREKLDRAEKLPPYQSLAITLAAGEELTLTAARQRIEKLSAPRRGFIFGCNAFGYPARGPLYQERFKEVFNLGITNVYISHFAPTETTRNYDRTDAETEWLLANGMKVKPCPPFYMAGGVTPQWLRDKPHMEVPKIGYRLVYDTVIRYKGRTEFCEIMNEAHDHSNALRLSPDELTLCAKYTSQAARDADPGVRRIINSCHLWGEYVASLDWEKRVKRSPLAYLQDCLAVGAEFEIVGLQLYYPEYDLFEIERLFDRFATLGKPIQITEMGCQSAPGLDPNAQRQRATKGWHGPWTEEMQADWVEAIYTLAYSKPYVEGVSWWDLADAVSFWPYGGLLRGDCSPKPSFDRLKALQQKWGVAKGVGG